TGAACCGGAGCGCGACTGGTCTTATCCGCACGCCAAACGCCGCGCCTACAAGCGCGTCCATGGAGCGCTCAACCGAATGCACAAAGCCACCGGCGACAAACTCTGGAAGCCGGTGGGGCACAAGCAGCATGAGCAGCTGCGCAAACGGATTGTCAGTTTCAAAATTTGGAACTACGACCTGGTGGATCACCTCCTTGTGCCGACAGGCACAGCCGCCAATCTGAAAGAGCAGGAAGAGTCGGGGCACCTACCTGGTTTTATCGTCCTCACCGACCCCCGCCGGCGTCAGCGGGTAGACGCTTGCTCGGACCAGTCAAAATGGGCGGCCCTGGTGTATGACCGCTTACTGCACACGCCTGCTCAAAGAGTTTAGGATTGGTCGTCCCTACCTGTCGGTTCATCCATTGTAGAGTCGCGTTTTCCTCCCTCCAACAACCAAACGTCCCTCCAGCTTGACTGGTGCAGGGCACCAAGGTGCGTGCTACAACAGACCAGTCTATGTGCGACCACTCCCCTGCCCACTCGCGCTACCGCCTCCATCCTTCTCGACGCCGAGACTACCCCCTACATCTCATTGATCAAGGGTTACCTATTCTTGAGTCGCTCAGCGCCATGCGTTTTGCCACCCACGGGCAGCTCACCAATCTGCACTTCGTGAATCGACTCAACCGGCAGGGTCGATCTCGCACCTTTGGTGGAGCCGATCGAGCCGGCCGGAATCGCACTCAAACGCCTCTGGGAAGCGGGATTTATCGAGCGCCGCCTGGTAATGATGGCCAGTCGAAGCACCGGACTCGGGTACCAGCACTTCGTCAATGTACTGACCGCCAATGGACAACGGTCGGTGTCGCCTGATATGACGCGCCCTCGAACGATTTCGATCAGTCACCAAACGGTGGACCATTCGCTGGCTATCAATGATTTCTACGTACTGATTCATCGTGCGGCAGAATTGCATGGCATCGCAGTGCATGACTGGCTGGACGATCGCCAGCTGACTGCCATGCAGGTCAAAGGATCGCTCAAGCTGGTGTCGATCCCAGATGCGTTCTTCGTCTTGGCCTACCACGGCAGATACTTCGGTCATTTCTTAGAAATCGATACCGGAACGGTGCGGGTGGGCAGCCGAAAACGCGCTCGCAGCTGGACCCAAACCATCGCCAATTACGGAACGTACTTTCGCGAGCACTACCCACATGACGGTTTCTTTCGGGGTTTCAGTGCGCCCATCGTGCTAACCATCACGAGGAGCAATGCTCGACTGGAACACTTGTTGACCGCCACCAAGCATGCTGGTGGTGCCGGTGTCTACTGGTACACAACCAAGGATCAAGTTGAGCCTATCCGAAGAGACGCCGAATCAAAGAAAGTCACCGCATTCGAGCCTGAGGTGCTGTGGCGGCCGATATGGCGAGTACTCTATGATCGCGCTCCCCGCTCGCTGTTGGATCGACTGGAACGCAGTCCTAATCCGCCAAAGCGTCTGGATCGCGTCTAGCGCCGTCGCATTTCGTAAGGATGACCTATGGAAGGTCTGACACGGCCAAATCAATCCTAGAGGCATTGACGGCCCGCAAAAGCGGCCATGGATTGTGGTTTGGAAACGTTGAACTTACGATGCTATGGGTAATGCGTCCGACTCGACCCACGGATCAATGACCAAGGCACCAGTCACAGCAAAGTGTTTGGTGTTGCGGGTCAAGACATGCAGTCCGCGGCGCAGGGCGGTGGCCGCAATCAATCCGTCACCGACAGGTACTTGGATGCCTTCACTTTGAGCGCGAGCAGTCAGTTCTCCCCACAGTCGAGCCGTTTCCAGATCAATGGACAAGATGTGATCGGCGTAGCGTTGCTCCAGCTTGGTCTGCCAAATGGAGAGTTCCCGTTTTCGCGATCCGGCTGACAGTTGGGCGATGCCCTTCGCCAGCTCCCCCATTGTCACTACACTCAGAAACATCTGTTCCGGATCCAGAGCGGCGACATAGTCGCGTACCTGAGCATTGCCTTTGGGTCGTTGGATCTCAGACAGGACGCAGGTATCGATTAGAACTCTTACCACGTCACCTCACGCATCGGCGTCTGGTCGCGATCCAGATCCAGATCGGTCAGATCGGGACCAGAAAGAAGGAAATCCTTGAGTGACGGCCGTTCACCAGTCAGGCGGTCGTAGTCTGCTTCAGAGACCATCACCACCGTGTCACCACGACGACGAATACGTTGGGGACCCTGCTCCAGCGCCTGATTCATGACTTCGCTCAGTTTGTTTTTTGCTTCGGCCAGTTGCCAGCTCATGGGGTGGATTCTCCAAAATGGCTAGATGATCTAGCTAGGTAATTTTATCATGAGCGGTCGTGCCCTCACGCACGTTCCTTCAAGCCAAGCCGTTCTTCCACCACCGAGAAAAAGTAGGCCATGGGTTTCTGTGGTCGATTCTTTACCGAGTTGCGCATTTCCTTGGTCGAGGCGCGTGCTTGAAACAGCAGATCCACGAATCCGTCGCGACCAGCTCCGCTCTGCTCGA
The genomic region above belongs to Thermomicrobiales bacterium and contains:
- a CDS encoding type II toxin-antitoxin system Phd/YefM family antitoxin, with the protein product MSWQLAEAKNKLSEVMNQALEQGPQRIRRRGDTVVMVSEADYDRLTGERPSLKDFLLSGPDLTDLDLDRDQTPMREVTW
- a CDS encoding replication-relaxation family protein, coding for MEPIEPAGIALKRLWEAGFIERRLVMMASRSTGLGYQHFVNVLTANGQRSVSPDMTRPRTISISHQTVDHSLAINDFYVLIHRAAELHGIAVHDWLDDRQLTAMQVKGSLKLVSIPDAFFVLAYHGRYFGHFLEIDTGTVRVGSRKRARSWTQTIANYGTYFREHYPHDGFFRGFSAPIVLTITRSNARLEHLLTATKHAGGAGVYWYTTKDQVEPIRRDAESKKVTAFEPEVLWRPIWRVLYDRAPRSLLDRLERSPNPPKRLDRV
- a CDS encoding type II toxin-antitoxin system VapC family toxin, producing MVRVLIDTCVLSEIQRPKGNAQVRDYVAALDPEQMFLSVVTMGELAKGIAQLSAGSRKRELSIWQTKLEQRYADHILSIDLETARLWGELTARAQSEGIQVPVGDGLIAATALRRGLHVLTRNTKHFAVTGALVIDPWVESDALPIAS